The Candidatus Thermokryptus mobilis genome contains the following window.
AGCAACCTCACGTCTAAATGGGTCAAATCCAGAGATTATGACCGCCTCAGGGGTATCATCAACGATTATATCGCACCCGGTTAATTGCTCAAACGCCCGTATATTTCTTCCCTCTCTTCCAATTATCCTCCCTTTAAGTTCATCGTTTGGAATGTGAAGCACAGTGACAGTAGTTTCAACCGAATGGTCAGCAGCTGTCCTTTGAATTGCTTGAACGATTATTTTTTGAGCTTCTTTTTTTGCTTCCTCCTTCGCTTGCTCACGGACCTCGCGGATCATTTTCGCAGCTTCTGCTTTCGCCTCCGCCACCATGCTATCAATCAAAATTTTCTTCGCCTCGTCTCTCGTCAAACCAGATATCTTCTCAAGCTGAACCTTTTGTTCCTCTATCAGCTTGTCAATTTCTTTTTGCCTTACCTCAATTAATTTTCTTTGCTCCTCAATTTGTTGTTGAACTTTGTTAAGTTCACGCTCCCTCTTGTTTAATTCATCAGCTCTTTCATTTAGCTTTTCCTCTTTCGCAAGAAGTTGTTTTTCATACGATTGAAGCTTTTGCTTTATTTGATTTACCTCAATCTCAAATTCCTGTTTCCTTCTAAACCATTCATCCCTTACTTCAAGTAATTTTTCCTTTTTGATGTTGTTCGCCTCGCGCTCCGCATCTTCAATTATCTTTTGTGCTCTTGCTTCAGCACTTCCGATTTTCTTTTCCTCAACTTTTGAATGAAAGAACCATCCGATGAAAAAAGATATCAAAACAGCCAACGCGACAACTATGTATACAGCCATATTTCTACCTCCTCAAGTTTCTTTTAAAAATTATCAACAAAAACAAAAACCGCGCTTGTCAGCCCAGCGAGCTCATCCCAACGATGACGCCTGCCTGGGTACTTCTTACTTCCACTGTCCGCATCTTTAAGCTCTGGCTAAACCAGAGCAGCGGACTCCCCAAACTTTGGGGAGCGTGGCCTGTAATCCGCACCCAAGAGCCAGGCAATCAAAATAACGCTGGCTTTCCCCTGAGCTCCTACTGAGCTGACAGCGCGGTTATAAACTTAATATCTTATCAACCCGATTTGACAAATCCATCAACAAATTCTCTATCTCGCCTTCAACATTGTCATGTTTCATCCTTTCACGAAACAACTCCTCGGCTATGTTAAGCGCTGCCAAAACAGCTATCGTCAAAGCATTGCGCCCCGGAAACTTGCTCTCCAACTCTCGCATCACACCATCAACATATTCCGCAACTTTATATCCAAGCTCTTCATCTTCAACTTTTAAGGTGTATTCAGTATTTAAAATTTTCACTTTAATTGTCTTTGTCTCCGATAAATTCAATTCCATTTCCAAAGTTTATTTTCCAGGGGAAAACCAGCGTATTATCTTTTCAAAGATAACGATTGATCCTCTCAAGCAAAAAAACAATTCTCTTCTTTAAGTCCTCCTTCTCCTCCGCAGAAAACAAAACAAGCCCATCACTTCTCAACTTTTCATTCTCACGCCTCAACTTCTCAACTTCACCCTCAAACACTGACAACCTCGCACGCAAACTTTCATTCTCTTCCTTCAACTTTCGGACATATTCATAAACCTTATCAAACTTCCCTTGCAATTCCTCAATCAACGAAGCCAAATTCAACTTATTTTTATCATCTACGATCTCCAAATCTTAAAAACCTCTAAGTTTTCCTCCTGTTCTTCCTTCAACATAAGATACAATTTCCCTCATCAAAGCATTTACTTCCTCATCCGTCAGGGTCTTTTGACCCGAAACAATCTCAAGTGAAAAAGCAACGCTTTTCTTCCCTTCTCCTATCTTTTCTCCTCTATAAATGTCAAAAAGATAAATTGATTTCAAAAGACCGCCTGCCTTTTCCTTTATCGCCTTCTCTAACTCACCCACAGG
Protein-coding sequences here:
- a CDS encoding cell division protein ZapA → MELNLSETKTIKVKILNTEYTLKVEDEELGYKVAEYVDGVMRELESKFPGRNALTIAVLAALNIAEELFRERMKHDNVEGEIENLLMDLSNRVDKILSL
- the zapB gene encoding cell division protein ZapB, translating into MEIVDDKNKLNLASLIEELQGKFDKVYEYVRKLKEENESLRARLSVFEGEVEKLRRENEKLRSDGLVLFSAEEKEDLKKRIVFLLERINRYL
- the rny gene encoding ribonuclease Y, with the protein product MAVYIVVALAVLISFFIGWFFHSKVEEKKIGSAEARAQKIIEDAEREANNIKKEKLLEVRDEWFRRKQEFEIEVNQIKQKLQSYEKQLLAKEEKLNERADELNKRERELNKVQQQIEEQRKLIEVRQKEIDKLIEEQKVQLEKISGLTRDEAKKILIDSMVAEAKAEAAKMIREVREQAKEEAKKEAQKIIVQAIQRTAADHSVETTVTVLHIPNDELKGRIIGREGRNIRAFEQLTGCDIIVDDTPEAVIISGFDPFRREVAKIALERLLADGRIHPARIEEVVEKVKQELEEEIYKVGENTLLELGIHNVHREIVRLVGKMKYRSSYGQNVLQHSIEVAYLAAIMASELGLDPHLAKRAGLFHDIGKVVDRQEGPHALIGYEILSRYGEHPIVVNAVGSHHEDIPMETPIAAIVQAADAISGARPGARRESVEGYVRRLQKLEEIAKSFEGVAKTYAIQAGREVRVIVEPDKVDDNLAEQLSRDIAAKIQEEMEYPGQIKVTVIREVRSVAYAK